TGTTCCAAGTGGCGCATTAATCAGACTTGGAATCACCCCCAGGAGTGGTGAAGGCCCCCTGTAgggttctgcagctccccctggcagcccccacagaaaCCATCAGGGCTGTTCCAcactccaacttccagtgtgcgCTGAATCCATGGTGCCATAGCTGCCCAGGAGATTTGCTCTCAAGTGTCCTGGGTAAGGTAGTGGCCTTCCGATGCTctctccccagtccttccatccagctggcataCCAGCCAGGTAATGACTGTGGCCGCCCAACactatatatatggttgaattgCATTTAGATAGGAGTGatacactttttatacatttagtttgcttccttttttcacaaaaatagtttatctttaattgctttttttaatagACAAAGTAACAAATGAACTGCGTGGAAATTCACGAGCCCAGTGAAGTCCGAGAGTGAAACATCGCAGCATGGAGCTCCGAATACTCAGATATGCAtgtaaacgtgtgtgtgtgtgtgtatatatttatatataataaacacacacagaacAAACCCTTTGCAAAGCAACTTGAGAGCAATTATTTAAAAGTCACCCTAAGACCTCACTTGGCATATTGAAAACACTAGAAAGACATAAAATCAAATGACAAGCTCTTTAGTTTTTGGCAAGGACTGGGATAATTAAGCATATGAGTTGGAACAAAATCGTGCAGCCATTACAGCCCTCATGGGCCAAACTTGAATGCCCTTACAATAGAGAAACTATGTTCACTTCAGTGCTGTTACCTCCTGctctttttctgtttgcttcccttttctttcttcctATTGGTCAACACTGGTTCAAAATCAGTCCTTCTCCAGTCCAGCCTTTATGGACACTCAATTGATTAGAattttagtaaaattaataaaataaaatgaataatggtAATTGTAATGTGGGATTGTGCTAACAAATGACTTTGGGCATAGATTGTCAGCTTTACCTATAACTTTACCAAATTAGTCCTCAGTTTGTACATCTTGCTTACATAAACATGTTTGCCTATGATTGGAtcaattatttgttttctttttataaaaaataaagacaactgATTCTATACTGtgcttaatttgtattttttttctggtatTGATGAAACCAAATAATTGCTTTTACTATTCTGATAaggtaaatgttattttgtatattCTGTTAAATGGCCAGTTTGTTTATAAATTACTCCTGGAATTCAGTCAGCGGGGGCAACATTTTCCTATTAAAAATGATTTCCTACCCAGTTATACAAAGAGAGAGAGTGGTTAGGAGCAAAttctgatacagcgcattgccgcacccaccacatgacaaaccaactcaggatccagattaggacccgagtgcagccatgcaacgggtgccacgtcagcaccacacaagttcagatggaatggaaccagtgtgaggtttttttatggtggcctaAGTGACAattttgccaccaacccccaggtttttccctgcaggttagaaagcctacatgcagggatggatgcagattaacgtcatactcaggacaGAGCTCAGGGGCCCAAGGAAGTAGAGTCATTTTTGgcttttacgggatttgaaccagcaaccttccgattaccagtgcagatccgtagcctcagagccaccgctcTGCCCACAGTGAGTCATTAAGCTCCTATGTCAAATTAAGACTGATTGTctaatctttttatttcatttagctGGAGTTTTACATACAGAGGCTGCAGCAGTGGACTTGGCCAAAGCTATATCCGAGAGCAGTGGTATAGAACTTAGTGGAGTGTACGCACATTGTGGGAATACGTACAAATGTTCTGGGGCACAGGAGATCCAGGCTGTTGCCCAGAGAACTATCAGTGCTGTTTTGAGTTTTGGAGAAAAGTACGTAAGTTAAGCCTAGATTGCTATCAGTTCTTGATAttcttctgtcttttttctgATTTCTTGTGTTAATGTTTTCAAATCTGTCTGCTTGCACAGTATTAGCTCATTTTTTAGTGATTTATGTTTGGTATGAAGGCGCTCAAGTTAATATTCACTTGTGGTAAACTAAGTGAACTATGAAAGCTTACACATTGCAGTGAGTTTAAATTAACAGCACTGCCCTGCCACATTATTATCCTGCAAGATAGgaaaaatatatgtaattatGCTTTTTTACATGGATCAATGATGTAACCTATTTGCACAATATACAAATTATGAAATGCTCTGTGGTTAGTATGATTTTAATCTAGGAACAATAATGAAAGGAGGCAAACTGCACATATGgtttaaaagttaatttcacaATAAAACACATACTGGTGTATatgtattttcaattttactGTCACTTTTGAAGACAGAGACACTGTTAAGATGAGGACATTGAATTGAACATTAAAAAGATAACATATTTCCTCTTACCTAATCACTCACGTTCCACAACTGTCATTGTGTCTAAGGTGTAATCACTTACTGTATTGTGTGACTCAGACCAAAATCGTTATCTAGTTAATTCACCGTTAATTAATATGGTTTCAGGTTCAGCTATAACAACAATAATTTGAATGTTGATATACATTTGTAGTATTTTTCTGGAAAGTATTAAGTAGATCTGCACCTTGTGATTGCAGAGTATATGCTCAAgaaaaaggccattcattttttttataaggtAACAAGGGGATTAGCCATTAATGATTTTCAGTGTAGAATGCAAGATTACAAATTAATGTACAAATTTAACTATAAGTCTTTGAAGTAATTTAAGAACTCGGGTTGTATGGTCTTACTTGTTACTTCATGCTATGATCACTGCTGCCCTCATTTTAATTTGAGTCCTACTCTAAATAAATTTTAACAAGATAACAGTAAGTTATGACAGTATTAAATCATTTTTAGTATAAATGAGTGACCAGGCATGGCTAATTACTGCATATAAAGTAACTACCACAATTGTTTGATATGTGTAGACtagaaaaatagttttaaaatgacagaaatgtaATAACTAAAAGTTAAATGAGTGTCTGTAGTTTTAGTCTTTTTGAATAAGACTTTTCAGTATTACTTTGCTTTATGGAAAACTGCTCCCTattaataaaatctgattttttttccaaatttaaacattttatccaTCTACTTATTGTACTCACTAAAGCAATTAAACAATACTTCTTCAGTtatattaattgattttattggtAAAGACAGTTTAGTGTCATCaacataaatgtaatgtttttaaatgacATGTTCTAATAATAGTACATCAAAAGGATTAAAAGGTAGGTGTGAGGGACAGTATATCTACAGACAGAAAAGAAGTGCTGTAATGAGACTTGCATATGAAAAATTGAGAAGTGCACCAACTTCAGTATCACATAGTCCATAAATagaaatctagaaaattattTTAGCTAAGTAATGACTGTTGTAAATAAGGACATTCAGTGATGTGGCTGCAGTTAACATTATACTACCAAAATCGAGCTAGAGGAATATGTTCTGTATATTTAAATCACTTACATAAAGTAGTTTTGCATTTAAACTAAGTAATAAGTGTTTTTTAACAGGTTAAAAAGTGCTGGTATCTCATGCCCAAAATTCACTACTGGGTCCACCCCCTCATGCAGTCTTCCAGTTGAAGACATGGGTTTACTTAATGAGGTTCACCCTGGCAATTACATCTTTTATGGTAAGTGTATTGTTGTAGATTTGCAATCTTGCAATAGTTCAGAAAGTACTTTAAAACCCATAAGGTTTCATTGTTGTTTAACTGTATAAATCTGATTTAAAATATGGTTTGTACAAGTCACAGAGCACAAtctagttgtttcttttttataatggagaTATTCCTCCTGCACTATAACAGCATATGGATGCTTTTACAGTAAATGCCTGTATTGTATTCATCATACTCAacgttttaaaaacaacaaaataaagaattaataaataagCAGCCTTAAAGGACATTTCCTCTCATGCTTTTCTCTGTTTAGCACCAGATTAGCTTTTTACATTAACTGATTGACACAAAGTCCTAGCTAATCATGCTGTAACTCAGTAGATTGTCATGCTTATTGACCACCTCCAGGCTTATATTGCCACTTGTTCACCAACAGAATATTTCTGACTACTGCTGTTTTGAAGCACACTTTTAAAATGCAGCTCATGTTTGATTTACAGTAAACGGTTCCAtttgtaaaatgtcttttttttatacCATCTATTGAATTTTAAAGTACACCTGGTAGGGAATTGTTGTAGCATTGCCTCAAAGTCTTTCTTCccttttttcataaatatttgtttaatttagaaCAATGGCAATTTTGTTAGCAACCTTGTATTTTGCAGTGCAATGCCTTAGCAACACTATTAAACAATAACCTTGCTTCATACACCTCCAGTAAAGTTTTTTCATGTTATtccaattaatattttttcatatttttctcacttttttatCTATGCACACGGGAGACTTGAAATGCGCCCCCCTTTTGCCATCCTAAATTATAGTTGCAAATGACTAACATTTCTCAGCGCACAGATTTTTCTATAATGTATAAGAGTTGTACAAACTTCTCTGTATTTCTGTCTCTTGTGTGGTACTTCTAACAAGTACTGCACTTAAGTCTCATCTCTCCTTTTAAAAGATCAAGAAAATCAGGAAACCTACAAAGATTCCTGGGATCTACCTACACAACCCTTGAAGTGCAAGAGCAAGTGTATTGTAATTGTGATCAGCAGAGAAGCTACACCCTCACCCCACCTCCTCATCGGCATAATTTGGCGTGTCACCCTAAAAGAAGAGTCAACAGAAAATACAGCATCTGTTCTCTACTTACATGAAATGTGATTTCATagccttgtgattttttttttttccattggagTCCTTGTTACCAATGTCACAATTTACTAACAGCATTTTTGGGATTACAACTTTAGATCTATTAAGCTGC
This portion of the Polypterus senegalus isolate Bchr_013 chromosome 6, ASM1683550v1, whole genome shotgun sequence genome encodes:
- the zgc:162816 gene encoding D-threo-3-hydroxyaspartate dehydratase isoform X2, with amino-acid sequence MANSIEELLTPAFIVDLQKVQRNANVMIDRFKKLGVQLRPHMKTHKTIECGHIMTGGTRRCIVVSTLAEAFFFANHGFDDILYAFSLSLDKIDKCAELSERLDLFHVLFDNMTVLEALKKKPLKEGKLWRVWLKLDCENGRAGVLHTEAAAVDLAKAISESSGIELSGVYAHCGNTYKCSGAQEIQAVAQRTISAVLSFGEKLKSAGISCPKFTTGSTPSCSLPVEDMGLLNEVHPGNYIFYDQENQETYKDSWDLPTQPLKCKSKCIVIVISREATPSPHLLIGIIWRVTLKEESTENTASVLYLHEM